The genomic DNA AATTTGCCCAAATTTGTAGGGGTATTTGTTAATGCTTCGCTTGAAATTGTGACCCACCTCCTTGAGTTTTGCCAGCTTGATTTGACCCAACTGCACGGCGATGAGACGCCTGAATTTGTCAATCACTTTCAGGGGCGTGCTTTTAAGGCGTTCCGTCCTCAAACTCTGGCGGAAGCAGAAAGTCTCATCCAGAAATATCTCCTCGCCTCACTGCTTGCTCCGTCGAACTCAAAGCATTCGCCTGCTCTACTTCCTTGCTGCCTGCTCGACGCCTACCATTCCACCCTCTACGGCGGCACCGGCCACGTCACCGACTGGACCATGGCCGCCAACATTGCCCAACGTTATCCAATGATGCTGGCCGGCAGTCTTACGC from Anaerolineae bacterium includes the following:
- a CDS encoding phosphoribosylanthranilate isomerase, coding for MTKVKICGLTNLEDALVAVQAGADLLGFIFYEPSPRYVAPEVVKDIVSGVRRYVSSNSRHNLPKFVGVFVNASLEIVTHLLEFCQLDLTQLHGDETPEFVNHFQGRAFKAFRPQTLAEAESLIQKYLLASLLAPSNSKHSPALLPCCLLDAYHSTLYGGTGHVTDWTMAANIAQRYPMMLAGSLTPTNVAEAIRIVRPWGVDVSSGVEAEKGRKNHEKMREFVKIAKSV